GTCTACAGGGAGAAGATTCCAATACTCAGTTGCCATGAAAGCTCCCAGTACACTGATTATGAGAACTTGGAAAGTTGGCATACAAGCCACCTCCAACAATGTCCAGAAAcccatctctctttctctctttttttccttcttttttttccttggtaGTTGAAACTTCAGACAGagattgcagtttctggttttcTAGTCCCAGTACTGTCCAAATGTGTTTTTCTTTGCAGTGTTTTTATATGAGATGCTTGAACTTCGTTAGTGCACtactaaaacaaaagaaaaatcctgggaaacaaaaacaaacagagagaagaaaacagaataTTAGCCATCATCAAAATCCAAAGCAAAAATCAGAGAGTGGAATTCAAGTTGTTTTTTTACAAGGAAAGCCACCAAAGTTGATGCCTACATATTACATGTGAGGCCATACCATAGGGAGGAAATAGCCATGAAGGTAGTAACATTTGTCACTACTTGGTTCAATCCCATCACAGAGCGCTTATCTTTTGTCCAAATTTGTTGTGCATATCTTTTGAATCTCTGggattttactttaaaaataaaataaaaatcgtTCTTTGTATTTAACCCAGGTGATAAAAAATGTTTATGGTTTTTTAATTGGTGGTTTAAGCCAATTAGGAGGAACTTGGTTGGTCAGCTATAAATAGTCTATTTTTCCATTTAAATatggttttattttaatatcaaTAGAAGAATTTGTACAGACCAAAAACAGGGTAGATCTATATAACATGATTTAGAATTTGGGTTTACTTTTAATTTCTATGCCAATAATATTGGACTGATTGACAACACCAAGGCATGCTAAACCTTGAGgtttcaaagttcaaattcaATCGGAATTTGTCAAagcatataaaatataataataatttgggACCCAGAAAAAGCCAAATCCAGCACGTGACAACACaaagtaaccaaaaaaaaataaaaaagtaaccAATTGAAAAGACTCTCACTTGTGGTGAGAAATCCTCTTTCTTTGTAGACTTGTAATTTTGACAATACAAGACGGTTGTCGCTAAcctaagaaagaaagaaaaatgtagGTATAAATAGTGTTTGATTTATTTCTCTTCTTAGATGACTCAAATAGTCGGTGATTTATTTTGTGACTCTCTGGAAATTATTCATGCACAAAAAAGGCCAGCAAAATTTTGTCAATGAAAATGCTCAGAGGTTcatgaatttcttttaaatttcatattcTTCAAAAGGAAGTTTTTGTAGGTGGATCGAATGGTCAATTCTAGTCAAATGATGCAGCCGATAAGCATAAAACCTAAATCAGATGCTAAAATTGACAGAACTTTGTCCATGCGCAAACATCATCAAAACAAAACGTGTATGATAAAGTACAAGTGGCAATTGTATTATGTTACCATATACGCAAATTGCAACTTCTCCTAAACATATAGAAAAATCTTTAGGCATTATAGTGAcaaagagacagagagacacaAAGGGGGACCATGGACACTAATAATCATTATGTATGTAGGTCTTAACTGGGGTCCACCATAAGGGTTGGTtccaccaaaaaagaaaaaggaaaagaaaaaaaaaagaatatgaacCGAAagaagtgaaaaaataaaaacgaaaaaCGAGTAAGGGCTCGTTTGGAAGGGTCATAATCAACTCTGAGAAGAAGCATCTTCTATGTGCTTCTCTATATAATCACTTTTAGTGATTTTAAGTGATTCTGAAAAGAAGCACTTTCCATGTGTTTCTAATTaagatattaaattttaatgttttaaaaaaaaaattctaaagcCGCCCTTTAAAGGGAGCGAAACAGACAAATCAAAATGTGACATAAGGGGTGTATTATTGAGGGGCGCATGAACACTTGTTTAAAACGCAAAGGTAGCTTTTGATTATTTTCCGTAAACGGAAATGGGAGGtctttttaattgttttggaAAAAAGCCAGAAACATTTCGAACTTGCCTTATTTTTGTGGTTGAGAGGTGTGCAAATTCTGCAGAGATTCAAAAGTgctaataaaatataaaaaaaagaaatacttAAGTTAAAATCCATTTGACACGTGTgtgaataatttttattttttgctaaCAAGTGACAACCGCTAGATTTAGAACAACTTAAAGGAAACCCAGAATTTGATAGATACACCCACCATTTCCACGAAGACAGGAATGTTGGAgaagtgaccagaaacaacTGTATAGAACCAGAAgaactttgatttaaattttaaaaaaagaagaagaataagtaCTAATTAATAACCCATCAGATCAAGAAGATTTACAATATATATGTACCTTCATGGGTTCGAGAAACAATATCAAAACGACAGATCGGCATGCAAAGAAATAGCAGGAGAAAATTGAAGAACCATGTTCATGAAATTAAGCAGAAAATTGAAGGGGAAGAGAATTAAGAGATGATGAACCTGGAAATGAGTTTGGGGTGACAGAGTTGCGCAccagaaaaagcaaacatgGTTGAGAGAAAATGGGAGGGAGAAAGTAGTGGGAAGCTGATGGGGctgaaagaggagagagaataagaagaagaagaagaagaacccaTGACCCAAGAGACTCGCATGCGCCTTTTAATTTGGAGTATAAATCTCTACGAATTGATGGTGCTCGTTATATACAACAAGCTTGAGCTTCTTGCGTATATGCTTCGTATTTACTATTTATGCACAGGGATGTTTGCTCCCTCCCACCAAtgactttaattaatttgcacTTACAACCGCACAATATTTAACCAAAGCTTCATAAAAGTAACATAAGATGTTTACATTATTGAAGCATCTGACTGTGAATTTGAATCATCGATTAAGTCAATTTTTAACTAAATGTGTCACGATTCACGTCttgtcaaaataaaagaattggTAGCTAGTGCACATGAGATCATCACCccataaaaccaaaaaaaatacattattGCAGACACACAGCCTCACATGCAATAATACACAAGTAAAATTAGcaaacaaaatatgaaaaagggCTGAAGATGCAAAAAAAGGGCAAGTATTTGTCGTACCAGTTTATGAACGTAATGCCAAACTTCttctgcatatatatatatatatatatatatattttattttttttactttttattttttttttcttgatagGGGGATCCAATTGCAGCTCTCAAATTGTTGAGCATATCCTATTAATACAAATCGACAGATCACAGATTCACATGGGATATTTTTGTGGGTGATTTGGAATTCTATTAGGCAGGCTGTCATCTAGACAAATTCGAATTTGTCAGTCCAACCTATAATTTGGCTACGCCAAAATTCTACTGCATAATGATTCATGCATATGCATTGCCTCCTGTACGTACAGTCAgcatgattatatatatatagtatccTAAATCCTACGTGTCATCTCAATTGGCCACACAATACGCCAATGGACAGAGAATTTTCTAACCAAATCttaatcaacaaataaaataacgaAACCACTTGTGTTATTTGATGAGCGACTGGTTTGGAGTTATCTCCATCAATATGGCATTACGCGGTGCCAGGGATACTTAAGGTAGGGGTCACTAATTTAATTCACTTTGACGAATGTGCTTACGTATttaagaaaaacttgtatgtcacggttttatatataatgttttATCTATTTCTTTTATAACGTAACAAGAAAACGGAAATGGATTACATGAATTTATTGTGTAAATTATCCTCCAATACTGTTGGAATTtgaaaaatgttttaaaaaatttactgttttgattgattgatttattttgattgttttattttatttattttatatgcaGTAGTTTAACACCTTGATCTGATTCTGATTTGGGAGGCAATCCACTAAAAGCCTTAACTAGTTGGCTGGAAAAGGGAGAGCAGCATATTTCGAGAAAGGTTTTATTATAAtgataattattattattttgttcatccacattttttatttttcataggAAAGTTTCAAGTGTTTACAGGATACGAGCAATGCAAGTGTACACTTACAAGAGTCACAAGTTGTTGTATCTTGAAGAGTAAGGTTGCCATACAACCTAACTACATCGAGACATTATCTCTGAAGGGTGAAATCCCAAAAAAACCTTTCAGAGGGATATCACAAGAATGATTGGCATTGCTAGATAAGTTTttccatttgttttgtttgagaaCTGGGTTTTCAAGGCAGCATGTTTTATGCATAGTATTATCTTGTTGACTCATCTGGTGATAAATTCGCATATACATTACTGATTTATTGATTTGAGTTTTCTAATGATACATCTCTTCAATCTGCATATAACACCTAAGGCTTTAATGATCTGTTATTTTGGATTGTGTGTATATTTTGCCGGTTCGGCAttgttttcgttttctttCACACTATGCTTTGGGATTCAATCAAGTAATAATCATGAAAAGCATGTAATATAACACCTAAGGTCCtttttggttcatgggaaaggaggcttggagatggaaaatcaattgctttcccatgtttggtaagtgtAGGCATGAGAAATGGTTGCCTGACACATGAGAAGTAAGGGGGAAAATGAAGCCTTCCTCTCAACttaagttttgttttccctcctcatggaaaagtttgggaaaatgagccaacattaaatgaccattttgtccccATGAACAATTTAGAATTGCAATGTATCATTAaatacattctttttttatttgatttaatatgggtataattgaaaaattatacaaactttattttccattcctactcaaaacaaacatgggaaaggaaacaaagtgAAATCTCCCCGTTACTTTCCCGATATTACCAAACGTGAGAAAggaatctttcattttttattccTTGAGAAAtgacataaaaaataatttctctTCAAATCTATTCCGTGAAACAAACAGTGACTAAGACTTTAATAAACTAACCAATATGAAAAGCATTTTTGGACTTTCATTATTGTTGGTTACTATTTTGACTTGCATGCTTAAATCATGAAGAATttgtttatcatttttttttattggtttcCTTCATAAAGCATACTAAGGCTAATAATTTGTTTGCCCTATTTAATGTGCTGGTAGTTTATGAACGTGGACAAATATAATAGTGTTAGGTGCATCTCTTAACGACATTTTTTGTTCTCAAAATGTGAAGTTAAATAGAGCTATTTACACCTAAACTTATAAGCGAACTAATATTTTTTGATTGTAAAGCCTTAATAGCAGTCACATTGAGTTAATTGTCATGAAGTGTATATAGAGAAGACTCAAACAAAAtgataaattttatattattgtaAGTGgcatttaattttaaattttgatgtaGGGCTTTCAACCCGTAAATcctttgaggtattattgGCAATCTCATGAAATATACTTCGACCCTTTCCTTAACTGGCGGGGGTTGATGATTGATTCCCTTAACTTGTGGGGGTTATCGTCTTGAGAtccttttattaattatttttattttcatttttgtggtCAACATTGGAAATGTAATGGATTTGCTTTACATATTTTAAACGTGGGGTTGCTTTATATTCATGACCTTGATATTACCTTACAGTAATTATTAAATAAGTATTTTTGACGAACTTTTTGTGTGGGTGGGAAGTTTTCTTATATTAtgatgtatttatttttttaggtgAGAAAATGGGTATCTTCAATCCCATCAATATAATGTCATTCAATTAAAGTTAATTATAAGTGTAAGCCTGCAATCAGATCAATGGCCTACTAGCAGATGATTGGCATGCCCAGCTTGTGTGTATAAAAAAGGTGAAGCATTGATATTTCTAACATAGCTTTAGTAAAAATAAAGTCTCGATCAAAATTCAAGACAGACCCTAAAGGGCGGTCCATTTATGCCATGAATGGTTGGCAAGCCATGTGACCTTTACCCACATTtggttggattggatttggaCAAACCACCCGATTTAAAGAAAAGGATAATAAGCTTTGAACATTTGGTTGTCAATGTTGGACCCTATATGAGTGGGAGTGGGGGTTAAAGTTGTTGTCATTTTCTAGGTTATTCTCATTACTTAAGaagattctttctttttgccGTGTTTCGCTTGAAGGGTTTCTAAATGTTACTTGGCTTTCTAGTTAAGTCATTTTTTATCGCATATGAATCACAATTTTACACATATTCATCACAAGAAGAAAACTTATCACACACACTTATGAAATAATTGTGAACTCAAATTGGTGAGAGGAGGAGTGATGCAGAAGCACAGGGGTGGATCAAGATAGATATTTACCATTTAATAAGTTATTTcatgatattttattattttcttatatagGTAGTTTTAggatatattttattatttatgtgtgattttataattaattagtttacttTTAGACCAAGTAGCATTAGTGCCCAAGTATTgtaaagcctataaataaggctaATGTAATAGTTGTAGGAATTTTATGTTAACGATTAATGAAATAGTTTATTTGTAACTTGAATTTACTACGATATATGTGAGTTTACATTAGTCCTAAATTTCATTGTTCGTGAATATAGTTGCTGATCTGTATCCAGATCCTAATCCCCATCAAAGAGACACCTTAAATTTGATTCAACAACCTGAAGTGATGTAGAGTTTATTAAAGGCTTGGTAGACGGGCACATTTCTTGTTAGGGGTCGTTGAGAGTTAAGAAAGGTAGGTAGGtatcaatatcatcaattTGAGTGGACCTTCAATAATTTCATCAAATAATTTCAGGGGAACGGAACGGACCCATTTCCATATGATGATACCGTTTTAGTCACGTCGATATCGCTCATTATTATTGTTGCCCTCTGTTTTTGGAATATAGATTTGCAACAAGTCTGTTCAAGAcaccaaaaataagaaaagaaaaatacatatatctTCCATGAAGGAGAAACACATGCTAAAAAGAGTGTGAACTTTGAACCATCCACACTCTATAAAGCTTTTTTATAAAGAGATATTTATTAGTTGTATACCTATTCTCATTACTAGTGATATAGGTAAATcttacaccatttaatttttataaacaaactttaaaaaaaaatcaaaaaattacAGTTAGTTTATTGAAATtagttttgattattaaattacttgaTGCCCTAACGagtgttttggatttttatttttatgaagttTTGAGGTTaagcttgttttaagaaatcaatgacagttttataatttatagaatatTCGAAGTCtctttgttatattgtaaatgagttttgggtgtatttctaaagtccatttcatatataacttttttatataatttggaCATCTATATtaggtataatagtgaatctcccttttaTAAACCCTCAATTTATCAATCTGACTCATCTTCTACAATAAACAAGATGGTTGTTTACATTTAAATTGCATGATGACAAAGCGACGCCAGTATTGTCAAGTAAATGTTTTTGGACATGATTAATGGACCCTCTCTGCAATTACTAAATTAAACctgaaaaaaagagagggtattttgatgaaaaactaaataaaaaaaattttgtgtgtgtcACGGTCATACTTTCGCACAAGGACGGATCTATGTATAAGCTCGAGTGGGCTCCAACCCAGTACAAAATTAACAATGCTGTCCCTACTCCCACAAATATTAGCCTACCCCCTCCTTTCCACATGTGGtctcttatttttgttttttaaactaaTAAACTAATCAAAGTTTGCTGCTTTTTCGTATTTTGACCTGCCTCCTTCTCCTCTGtcattttctctttattttttattttttatatgcatcatttttatttttgttattcttctTTGTATTCGGCTTATTTTCTCTTAACATCGTATGACAGTATTGCTGTACATTCTAGTTTGTTTAATAAATAAACGTGGAGGATTTGATTACGTTATGTGGGAATATGTTGTGATCATCTTTGTTTCCTCTTTGTGTTGCGTCTTGGGCTAATCACTACTCATGGCACATTATTTACATGCATACCACACCAAAGCATATGCATAACAGTTCAAAACAcgattattattaaatttcagAATTAGAGTATGATCAATTTGAATACGGTCAAGCTTGCTTCTTATGACGATGCGTCGCAGCCTTTTATTTGTCTCATCTCTTTCATAatcatatatttaattaattacttcTTCTTTCCTCGCTTAATTATGGTCATTGGTCCATGGAATATTACTGCATGCTAAAAGTCCTAAGTTTGGTatcaagctctctctctctcttgaacGGAGATAGAATTTTAAGTACAATGATAAGTACTCTTAGTCATTTGAGCTGTAAGCTTTAGATATACCTAATTATTTCTCTTTCTATGTAAAATAGGCATTTCCAAGCAAACTATAAAGTTGATATccaatgaaaataataaaataataaagtaatttTAACTCTAGAATCTTAATTGGGTTTTCATCTCAAGTGGATTATGAGGATCTGTGCATGGGCTTGGTGTTAAACATATAGATGTCTCTCTCATTTAAGTGTGGTCTTATAATCATCGAAGGATTTTAAAACTTGATATCAATTAGGAGCTCAAATACAACTAGACCTACAGCTTTATTAAAGTTAGTGTTTTAAGGCTAATATAAGAGCTAGAAGGATTCTATCTTAATTGTGGATTAGAAGTTATAAACCTAATACAATAAAAACTTCTTAAGAGTTTCTTGATGGGCAAGACTCTTAGGTAgatgcatataaatacaagTGTTCCTGCTCAAACAATCAAGCCAACCCACACAAAAGAATTCACCCCATCTAGAATGAGTGTACGAAAGGATCGGATTGAGGAGATGTGCTCTCGTATATTCTTGATATTTGACAACTCTAATGGAAGACCAAAGATGTGTGTTCAGTCATTACAGTTTATACTAGCTAcaagttgttttctttttgtaccTGGTGGGCACTTTGTTCTTTTGGGCCCATTGGCAACCCAGATGCAATAGGGCCAAGTCAAAGTTTAAACGACATGTCGTTGAAGGAAGATCCTTTATTACAACTTAAAACGCCGTAGTTTTCATAAGATCCATGCTGAACCAGTTGAAAACTATAGCCCAGTCCAGTACAATAATGAGAAGCTTGCTATCCACAGAAACCAAGCGAGAAGTAATTGATAGTGTTAAAGCAAACAGTGTTGCAGCAACTATGATGGTTTTCAATTGCTGCTGTTTTCTACGTATTtatgaacaagaaaaacacaCGGGAAGAAGATTTGAAACATTACTTTCCCACTGCTAAACACATGTACCAAGTTAAACACAAAACTCTGCAAGCATTCTATTATATGGAAGCTTCAACTTCATCTGAAGCCACTGCAGCTCCATTTGGGGTATCATCTGCATGCAGCTGAGCCGAAACATCGTCTATGGCGGAGTTTAGCTGTGCAATCTTCTCAGCCAGTATTTTACGGGTTTTCTGTCATCACAAAACAGCCAAGTGGAAACATATAAGTCAGATCGAATATGATAATTAACATCCCAGATACCATGATTCAAATCAAATACTTCAGGAGATTGACCAATCAACACCCTGCAGATATTTATGTATTACAATTCAAGGCCAGACCTTGGTGCACATCGCACCAATGGCCTAAGCAATCACAGGTCAAATTCCCCTCTTCACTTAACCATAAAGTTTTCGTTCTATTTTTACCCCCCTCCCTTCTTTCTCGTTGCtagaacaaaataaattcTCACCTCAAGAGCTTTCTCTTCATCATAAATAAACTTTGGGAGCTTCCTCATCAAATCTTTTCTGTCGGCTCCAGCTAGTGCCTTGCTTATCTGGAAAGATGATATGCCAGTCAAACGCATGTTTCAGGTTGTATAGCCCATAAAAACCACATCCATGGCCAGTGGGGGATCCAGGATTCTCGGGTCATAGtgtcgaaatttttttagactaaTTGTTGAGGTATTTTTAGGACAAATGAGTCATTTTCTatccaattattttttaaaagaattaggaaaaaaatattatttcacattaaaaaaaagaaggaaacagGGGactacattattttttttaatgtgaaataaattttctcatttgtCCTAAAAATACCTCAACAGTTagtcttaaaaaaattcgaCATTTTTTACACTGTGACCCTATGACCCGAGaatcctggatccgccactgatGGGGTCAAGCAACCCCTCTTGTCCCTTAATCTGTCCGCCCCTGTCCATGGCGCATCTCCAATAATCAATTAATACACCACCATATAACATTTAACAGATAGCTACATGACTTTCCCAATCTTCCGGTAAACTTCGGAAGGGAGGAGGGGGGCAGAATCTATGTCCTATAGGCACAAGAATCAGACTGCAGTACTGCAGTAACATTCTAAAGCCATGCAATAGACGATGAAGAGATATTCAATCATGAATCATTAATTCACACATAGAGGCACATGTAGGTGAGGGAATGCAAATACATAGACACAAAGAGATCATAACCATCGAGGCCACACAGAGACCTAATGCAATGGTAACAGGTCAAACTATGATAAATACAAAAGGTGAGTACTTCAACCATACCTGAGGCGCATATACACAACCCAATGCTCCAACAACAATCCCCCCCAATACAAACCCACCAACAAAGATACTCGCAGAACTTGGTCTGTCCCCACTGTACTagcaaaaagaaacagaattgAAGGGAAACAATATTAATAGAAGAACTAGTCTACTAAGAGatattaaaaagataaaaactaaACTTGAAACATTGAAACATTCAGACACTCATGGTTAGCTGTTATACTATCTCCTAAGCAACTGCTAGAAACTTAtattgaaaacattaaaataggCATACCCTGCTCGGACAACAAGAGGCCTTCTATATGAAGTGGAATTTAGATTACTGTGGCTAACATTCAAAAGACACTGGTACATTGGCTTCGAAGAAGAACCTAGCATCAAACATTAGGcaataattaacaaaaaaataaaaaaataaaaaatgtgaaaTGTGAAATTCAAATGTAAAAACTTCAACATGCAATGTTTAGACATGGTAGACAGAGTCTCATGAAACGTATTGAGTTCAATCCAAGATGAAAGAGAATGAATTAAATACCCAACTAACATGCccgagaaaaaggaaaaagatggACCAAGAAGCTCAGAAATACCAGCTGGTGCATCCAAAAGTTCCAACCAATGCACCTCTAATTCACACTTAACAACTTGCAAGCGTTATCTGCCCaataaattaatctaataatACCCTTTAAATTAATGTTCAACTGCTTAACTGAAGTAAGGTAGCATGTACAGACGACTGGTTAAATGATAGAAAAGTAACAGAAGGTGGGATTGAATCATAGGACTCTTCCAATGAAAAAGGCAATCAGCAAATTCACATAGACCCACAAAAATCAGAGAACTAGAAAATGGGTATCTCTTACATTTCAGTTTCTAATCCCTCACAGATGGAGCCTTAGCTTgcattaaacaaacaaacccatAAAAGAGCTCGTAGACTAATTTGCTAGATCAACAAAGGCTGAGAAATCTACAATTTCAGGAAGTGATCCGATTAACTACATAAACCAACACATCACAGCAactaaattacaatttttgaATGGATAAAACacaagagagaaggaaaataaaaacaaagaggatGAAATGATTACCAGCTAAGAAGTGggttttgggattttgaaCTGAAACGAACGAGCTCGGTAGAGCACTCATCGTCTTCAACTTCACAATACACAAACTTAGAAACAGAGAGacgcagagagagagactgacgACTTGCTATTCCAGCGAATACAAATTTTGTGTTTCGATATTATCGAACTATCGCCTTGTTCCCAACCTTCAAGATCAGACAATATtaacaacattttttttaaaaaaattattaaaaaattttgatatCAAAATGATGAGGCTCAAATCTTTCAGGCCTTAACTTGGGCTGGAGTGGCCAAATGGGCCAAATTCACTTTTTGGCCCAAAtccattttttgttgttaGACTCATTAGGCCTTGAGCCTCTTTGTGaacccccccaaaaaaaaaaattcaaggaccaaataataaaatccttaaGTTCACATTAAGTAATCAACCAAAAATTATTTCAGGTGCTAACAGAATCTAGCCTCTTGCATACCAGAAgtctcatattcaaatcccTACATTATCATAATTGTGCGTGTGAGAGAAATCTCCCTCTTTGTAAATGTGGGTAAGTTAGATAGGATAGCGAGTTTATTCTCTTATAggtaaattactttaatttaaagtaCTATCAAATTGTatgaacaacaaaaaaactagCCTCACAAATTAGAATAATACCCAACTCTATGCATTAAAAACaagataaaattttgaaaaactagCAAGGATAAGATCATTCCTCATGGAAGCTTTGCAcactttttgatattttgactGTACCTGGGTTCAATCCAAATTATGACCCAACAGAAATGGTCCAACCCAAACCATGGTCTAAAAGTAACGGTCGAACTCAAATCATGACGGAAAAAAACGATCCAACCCGGTTCATGACCCAATTGGCATTGGTTCTTTTCAGTTTCGACCCTCCCCAGTCGTGACCTTTCCAGTTTCGACCTCctagaaaaattatttttattgatcATGTCATGGGGGGGTACATGGGGCCAACCAAGCAATTTCTGAGCAATGTCATCACATTACAAAACCTCTGAACCCTTGATCGATTCTGGGGTTTTGCTTAATTTGATGTgcataatataaaatatataaatcgTTGACCAACACGCACACCCTCCTCCATCCACATTTGAGATTTGACATAtgttttttgttattgtttttcCAATAAAGGAGGATTTTTATGCACCTGGGTGGGTCCATGTTATAAAATAATGTGAATGGATAGCATCAAGTTGTGTGGGGTGGTTGATTGGCATGATTTCacattcatttataaataaaaaaatagaaaaaaaaataaagttaaaatGATTTAATAGAGAATATTGCTCGGAGAGGGTGATGAGCAGACCATATCTAATTGACAGAACTGAAAGAGTCCGAGACTCTGGAGTCGGTCAGCCATGGTCATGAACCGACTCACACGTTAGCATTAATTTACTTGTGTGACTCTTGAATTAGCATTCAGGCCACGCGGGATTATTTTGTGTCATCATCAATTTGCAAATTTAGAGCACTTTATACATGGTTGACTAAACcccaattaaaaacaaagcaattaAAAGTTGCGCATAATTGATTGTGTGTTAGGTATAACTTGGTCAAGTATTGAATTGGTTTTCTGTCAACTTCGTATCACGGTTTGTTCTAATCAATTACCAATGCATTTTTGAACACataaagggaaaaagaaaaggggaaaTGAAAATATCATATTCACCATTTCGAGCCcatgattattattatattatgccCTAGCTTTCATGCACGTTTCTTCACTTctgaataagaaaaataaaatggaggATCCGAGAATATAAAATGAAACCATTAATAACGCACATGAGTTTCTCGGAGCAAGTATAAAAATATCTAGAGATAGAAACGACAAGAAGCTAATTGAAAGCTATGTGCTTTCTGCATTCGGtcaatttcatacaaaccTCCATGTGCAATGATGCATgggcttttcttgttttcctttt
Above is a genomic segment from Prunus dulcis chromosome 7, ALMONDv2, whole genome shotgun sequence containing:
- the LOC117633707 gene encoding uncharacterized protein LOC117633707 isoform X1, which produces MSALPSSFVSVQNPKTHFLAGSSSKPMYQCLLNVSHSNLNSTSYRRPLVVRAGGDRPSSASIFVGGFVLGGIVVGALGCVYAPQISKALAGADRKDLMRKLPKFIYDEEKALEKTRKILAEKIAQLNSAIDDVSAQLHADDTPNGAAVASDEVEASI
- the LOC117633707 gene encoding uncharacterized protein LOC117633707 isoform X2: MSALPSSFVSVQNPKTHFLAGSSSKPMYQCLLNVSHSNLNSTSYRRPLVVRAGGDRPSSASIFVGGFVLGGIVVGALGCVYAPQKTRKILAEKIAQLNSAIDDVSAQLHADDTPNGAAVASDEVEASI